Proteins found in one Gemmatimonadaceae bacterium genomic segment:
- a CDS encoding DUF5916 domain-containing protein, with amino-acid sequence MLPTILAVLASLTALQLPPADSTLVHHGRRGEVAVAPPRIEATITVDGVLDEPAWSRAARLTGFSQFSPKDGIAALDSTEVLVWYSPTAMHFGIRAFEAHGEVRATLAERDRIDSDDYVQLLIGTFNDGRQATVLMVNPLGVQADGVLKEAGQLATSSFMNRVQSRESVDFSPDFVFQSKGRLTSWGYEVEVRVPFKSLRYQSAASQAWGLNVTRVVQHAGSEDSWAPAQRAGASFLAQSGRLTGLTGMRRGLVLDLTPEVTDRVNGRPSDADGRWTYRGNDPDVGANVRWGITNNLTLNGAVNPDFSQVEADEGQFVYDPRQALSYPEKRPFFLDGIEQLRAPNGLVYTRRVVQPVAAMKLTGKVGATNLGYLSALDDRAASTTGRDRPLFNILRLTRDLGAQGRAGVLYTDRVDGGNSNRVLDVDVNVVRGRIYSASLQAAGSRTERDGRTVSAPLWDLRTSRNGRAFGWTTSLTGLHPDFRTESGFLRRVGQTHLSIHPRYTHFRPAGGWLETVTPNMQIGGVWFYDRFLERGDARDKQLHFNLDANMRGGWNVGLSWLLESFGYDPRYYGALYRIAAPRPGGGIDTLPFTGTPRLPNRDYAVRVASPQFRWLQFNTLLLWGQDENFYEWASADIVFVQVGAELRASEQLRLSATYQMQEYDRKHGGGAVGLFRNPRLKLEYQATRALSARVIGEYVSEAMLDLRDEGRTGYPLLRRSAGGWASAGAYRSNAFRVDWLVLYQPQPGTVFYVGYGARMTEPEPMRFEHLVRRDDAFFLKASYLFRR; translated from the coding sequence ATGCTGCCGACGATCCTTGCCGTCCTTGCCTCGTTGACCGCGCTGCAGCTGCCGCCGGCCGACTCGACGCTGGTCCACCACGGCCGGCGGGGCGAGGTCGCGGTGGCGCCGCCGCGCATCGAGGCGACCATCACGGTGGATGGCGTGCTCGACGAGCCCGCCTGGTCGCGCGCGGCGCGGCTCACCGGCTTCTCGCAGTTCTCGCCGAAGGACGGCATCGCGGCGCTGGACAGCACCGAGGTGCTCGTCTGGTATTCGCCGACCGCCATGCACTTCGGCATCCGCGCCTTCGAGGCGCACGGCGAGGTGCGCGCCACGCTCGCCGAGCGCGACCGCATCGACAGCGACGACTATGTGCAGCTGCTGATCGGCACGTTCAATGATGGACGGCAGGCCACCGTCCTGATGGTCAATCCGCTTGGCGTCCAGGCCGACGGGGTGCTGAAGGAGGCGGGGCAGCTCGCGACCAGCAGCTTCATGAATCGCGTGCAATCGCGCGAGAGCGTGGACTTCAGCCCCGACTTCGTCTTTCAGTCGAAGGGGCGACTGACGTCGTGGGGCTACGAGGTCGAGGTGCGGGTGCCATTCAAGTCCCTGCGCTACCAGTCGGCCGCCTCGCAGGCGTGGGGGCTGAATGTGACGCGGGTGGTGCAGCACGCCGGCTCCGAGGACAGCTGGGCGCCGGCGCAGCGGGCCGGCGCCTCGTTCCTCGCGCAGTCGGGACGGCTGACGGGACTGACTGGCATGCGCCGCGGGCTCGTGCTCGACCTGACCCCGGAAGTCACCGATCGCGTGAATGGCCGGCCGAGTGACGCCGACGGCCGCTGGACGTATCGCGGCAACGATCCCGACGTCGGCGCCAACGTTAGGTGGGGAATCACCAACAACCTCACCCTCAACGGCGCCGTGAACCCCGATTTTTCGCAGGTCGAGGCCGACGAGGGGCAGTTTGTGTACGATCCCCGACAAGCCCTCTCCTATCCGGAGAAGCGTCCCTTCTTCCTGGATGGCATCGAGCAGCTGCGTGCGCCCAACGGTCTCGTCTACACGCGCCGGGTGGTGCAGCCCGTGGCGGCGATGAAGCTCACTGGCAAGGTCGGCGCGACCAACCTCGGCTACCTGTCCGCGTTGGACGATCGCGCCGCGAGCACCACGGGGCGTGACCGGCCGCTGTTCAACATCCTGCGCCTCACGCGCGACCTCGGCGCGCAGGGGCGCGCCGGCGTGCTGTACACCGACCGCGTGGACGGCGGCAACAGCAATCGGGTGCTCGACGTCGACGTGAACGTGGTGCGCGGACGCATCTACTCGGCGAGCCTGCAGGCGGCCGGCTCGCGCACCGAGCGCGACGGGCGCACGGTCAGCGCGCCGTTGTGGGACCTGCGGACGTCACGCAACGGGCGCGCCTTCGGGTGGACCACCAGTCTCACGGGCCTCCACCCCGACTTTCGCACCGAGAGCGGCTTCCTGCGGCGCGTCGGACAAACGCATCTGAGCATCCACCCGCGGTACACGCATTTCCGGCCGGCGGGCGGGTGGCTGGAGACGGTGACGCCGAACATGCAGATCGGCGGCGTCTGGTTTTACGACCGCTTCCTCGAGCGCGGCGATGCGCGTGACAAGCAGTTGCACTTCAATCTCGACGCCAATATGCGCGGTGGGTGGAACGTCGGGCTGTCCTGGCTGCTCGAGAGCTTCGGCTACGACCCCCGATACTATGGCGCGCTCTACCGCATCGCGGCCCCGCGCCCCGGCGGCGGCATCGACACCCTGCCGTTCACGGGGACGCCGCGCCTCCCGAATCGCGATTACGCCGTTCGGGTCGCGTCGCCGCAGTTTCGCTGGCTGCAGTTCAACACGCTGCTGCTGTGGGGGCAGGACGAGAATTTCTACGAGTGGGCGTCGGCCGATATTGTCTTCGTCCAGGTGGGCGCGGAGTTGCGGGCCTCCGAACAGCTGCGGCTGAGCGCGACGTACCAGATGCAGGAGTACGACCGCAAGCACGGCGGCGGCGCCGTCGGACTGTTCCGGAATCCGCGCCTGAAGCTGGAGTATCAGGCCACGCGCGCGCTTTCGGCGCGGGTCATCGGCGAGTACGTCAGCGAGGCGATGCTCGACCTGCGGGACGAGGGACGCACGGGGTATCCGCTGTTGCGGCGCAGCGCCGGCGGCTGGGCGAGCGCCGGCGCGTATCGCAGCAATGCCTTCCGCGTGGACTGGCTGGTCCTGTACCAGCCGCAGCCCGGCACCGTATTCTATGTAGGATACGGCGCGCGCATGACCGAGCCCGAACCAATGCGGTTCGAGCACCTCGTGCGCCGCGACGACGCCTTCTTCCTGAAAGCCAGCTACCTCTTCCGGCGATAA
- a CDS encoding ion channel — MNFAAIPTPKGPEEQGDLGFGAVVSTASRKRLLNQDGSFNVRRVGLPWTEVVSLYHSALTLTWPAFFGWVVLIYLGINLVFAVLYLLCGSSAIVGPDIASMGGAFGRAFFFSVETFATIGYGNISPHGLAPHLVMTVEALVGVLAQALITGLFFARFARPTAQITFSRHAVIAPFRDGKALMIRMANRRKNELIELKASLSFSFLDSSSGVAMRRYRPLTLDRGEVTFFPLAWTIVHPITPASPLWGLDAAALQEKDAEILLLLSGTDDTFATTVHARTSYKPHELRWDAKFTNIFNPPDAAGVMSLDISRLDEVQPVA, encoded by the coding sequence ATGAACTTCGCCGCGATCCCGACGCCCAAGGGGCCGGAGGAACAGGGCGACCTCGGCTTTGGCGCCGTCGTCTCGACCGCGAGCCGGAAACGCCTGCTGAACCAGGACGGCAGCTTCAACGTGCGGCGCGTGGGCTTGCCGTGGACGGAGGTGGTCAGTCTCTACCACAGCGCCCTGACGCTGACCTGGCCCGCCTTCTTTGGCTGGGTGGTGCTGATCTACCTCGGCATCAACCTCGTCTTCGCGGTGCTGTACCTGCTGTGCGGCAGCAGCGCCATCGTCGGACCCGACATCGCCTCGATGGGCGGGGCCTTCGGGCGCGCCTTCTTCTTCTCGGTGGAGACCTTCGCCACCATCGGGTACGGCAACATCAGCCCGCACGGGCTGGCGCCGCACCTGGTCATGACCGTCGAGGCGCTCGTCGGCGTGCTGGCCCAGGCGCTGATCACCGGCCTCTTCTTCGCCCGTTTCGCCCGCCCGACCGCGCAGATCACGTTCAGCCGGCACGCGGTCATCGCGCCGTTCCGCGACGGCAAGGCGCTGATGATCCGCATGGCGAACCGTCGCAAGAACGAGCTCATCGAGCTCAAGGCCTCGCTTTCCTTCTCGTTCCTGGACAGCTCGAGTGGCGTGGCCATGCGCCGCTATCGTCCGCTCACGCTGGACCGCGGCGAAGTCACCTTCTTCCCGCTCGCGTGGACCATCGTGCACCCCATCACCCCCGCGAGTCCGCTCTGGGGCCTCGACGCGGCGGCGCTGCAGGAGAAGGACGCGGAGATCCTGCTTCTCCTCTCGGGGACGGACGACACGTTCGCGACGACGGTGCACGCCCGCACCTCGTACAAGCCCCACGAGCTGCGCTGGGACGCGAAGTTCACGAACATCTTCAACCCGCCCGACGCGGCGGGCGTGATGTCGCTCGACATCAGCCGCCTCGACGAGGTGCAGCCCGTCGCCTGA
- a CDS encoding SET domain-containing protein-lysine N-methyltransferase — translation MPPRSQPDAVPFKIRRSAIAGRGAFATRDIKKGERVIEYLGERISHAVADARYDDATMTRHHTFLFSVSRQTVIDASVGGNDARFINHSCTPNCEAVITRGRVFICAIRPISKGAELFYDYAYERDGTETAADEARYACFCGTKHCRGTILAARKPKRRKPHHVAARHTDKHADG, via the coding sequence ATGCCGCCTCGTTCGCAGCCCGACGCCGTCCCGTTCAAGATCCGCCGCTCCGCCATCGCCGGGCGCGGCGCCTTCGCCACCCGCGACATAAAGAAGGGCGAGCGCGTCATCGAGTATCTGGGGGAGCGCATCTCGCACGCCGTTGCCGACGCGCGCTACGACGACGCGACGATGACACGGCACCACACCTTCCTGTTCTCGGTGTCGCGGCAGACGGTGATCGATGCGTCGGTGGGCGGCAACGATGCCCGTTTCATCAACCACTCGTGCACGCCGAACTGCGAGGCCGTCATCACGCGCGGCCGGGTGTTCATCTGTGCGATCCGTCCCATCTCCAAGGGCGCCGAGCTCTTCTACGACTACGCCTACGAGCGCGACGGCACCGAGACGGCGGCGGACGAGGCGCGCTACGCCTGTTTCTGCGGGACGAAGCATTGCCGCGGAACGATCCTCGCCGCCCGCAAGCCCAAGCGCCGCAAGCCACACCACGTGGCGGCGCGGCACACCGACAAGCACGCCGACGGGTGA
- a CDS encoding aldehyde dehydrogenase family protein, with protein sequence MPQSSVNPATGDILAAIADHTDADVERLVARAAAAARNWRATSHAERSAMLRRLADLLDGEREALARLATLEMGKPIVASRQEVAKCALLCRYYADEAPAMLAPERVRRDGVEDGAVHFLPLGVLLAIMPWNFPYWQAIRAAAPALAAGNVVMLKHASNVPQCALAIERLCVAAGARDGAFTTLLINGARAGALIDDPRIAAVTLTGSEAAGRDVGARAGRAVKPCVLELGGSDPFVVLPSADLAAAAETAARARCINNGQSCIAAKRFIVHTDIFDAFAERFVAAMRALAMGDPLLDGTEMGPLATASIRAEVVDQVRRTVAAGARVLCGGEVPSGQGHFYPPTVLADVPLDSAAAREEVFGPVAPLFRVASADDALALANDSAFGLGASVWTRDPAEARRFAAGIEAGSVFINAMVASDPRFPFGGVKASGVGRELAREGLRAFVNVKTVRGAP encoded by the coding sequence ATGCCTCAATCCAGCGTGAATCCCGCCACCGGCGACATCCTCGCCGCGATTGCCGACCATACTGACGCCGACGTCGAACGCCTCGTGGCGCGCGCGGCGGCCGCCGCCCGCAACTGGCGCGCCACCTCGCACGCCGAGCGGTCGGCGATGCTGCGCCGCCTCGCCGACCTGCTCGACGGCGAACGCGAGGCGCTGGCGCGCCTCGCGACGCTCGAGATGGGAAAGCCCATCGTCGCCTCGCGCCAGGAAGTGGCCAAGTGCGCCCTCCTCTGCCGCTACTACGCCGACGAGGCGCCGGCGATGCTCGCGCCCGAGCGCGTGCGCCGCGACGGCGTGGAGGACGGCGCCGTGCACTTCCTCCCGCTTGGCGTGCTGCTCGCCATCATGCCGTGGAATTTCCCCTACTGGCAGGCCATCCGCGCCGCGGCGCCCGCGCTCGCCGCCGGCAACGTGGTGATGCTCAAGCACGCGTCGAACGTGCCGCAGTGCGCGCTGGCCATTGAACGGTTGTGTGTGGCGGCGGGCGCCCGCGACGGCGCCTTCACGACCCTGCTGATCAACGGCGCGCGCGCCGGCGCGTTGATCGACGATCCCCGCATCGCGGCCGTGACGCTCACCGGTTCCGAAGCCGCCGGACGCGATGTGGGTGCGCGCGCCGGCCGAGCCGTGAAACCGTGCGTGCTCGAACTCGGCGGGAGCGACCCGTTCGTCGTGCTGCCCAGTGCCGACCTGGCCGCGGCGGCCGAAACCGCCGCGCGCGCCCGCTGCATCAACAATGGCCAGTCGTGCATCGCGGCCAAGCGCTTCATCGTCCACACCGACATCTTCGACGCGTTCGCCGAACGGTTCGTCGCCGCGATGCGGGCGCTGGCGATGGGCGATCCGCTGCTCGACGGCACCGAGATGGGTCCGCTCGCCACGGCGTCCATCCGCGCCGAGGTGGTCGATCAGGTGCGACGCACCGTTGCCGCCGGCGCGCGCGTCCTCTGCGGCGGCGAGGTGCCCTCGGGTCAGGGGCACTTCTACCCGCCCACCGTGCTCGCCGACGTGCCGCTCGACTCCGCCGCGGCGCGCGAGGAAGTGTTCGGCCCGGTCGCGCCGCTCTTCCGGGTCGCCAGCGCCGATGACGCGCTGGCGCTGGCCAACGACTCGGCCTTCGGGCTGGGCGCGTCGGTCTGGACGCGCGATCCCGCCGAGGCGCGTCGCTTCGCCGCGGGTATCGAGGCCGGATCGGTCTTCATCAACGCGATGGTGGCCAGCGATCCGCGTTTCCCGTTCGGCGGCGTCAAGGCGAGCGGCGTCGGGCGCGAACTGGCCCGCGAGGGGTTGCGCGCCTTCGTGAACGTGAAGACGGTGCGCGGCGCGCCCTAG
- a CDS encoding serine/threonine-protein kinase, protein MNVFASTPPQKRSKDIPLHLDRWELPPGWRWGDEGVATPYRHAMQVIDAFDRPLALVTAPDPAHESWLFAEARQLAHRNHPNIPTAYHFWRRYRESRRGPGYLRRWVAGETVGARLRRIGTETVPYMLRVLRGVGSALAYLHDSGTPHGAVSPDNIYTTPAGRLYLLGWQWAVTPEETPAGLRPDARWVPLPQELASGPWRPTPASDQWQLGAVCFAILTGELPPRDGVPPIRFVRPDVPASVAELIDRSLAPEPGDRFFNLAALLRQIERISGTGTPLLVGVDQSSGEYRAVSEEDRLRWATGDDYEVLASLGTGQFGSVWRVRDLSLEREVALKMLHPNIARNEDAVARFRREARLAAQLKHPAIVPIYAWDSKGDVSWYIMEVQEEGSVADLVARQGPRGLQEIAPQVDAILDGLGQAHANGIIHRDIKPENILIDRYRRWRLSDFGIANALGDDKMGASGTPAFAAPEQLLGEAQGVAADLFAVAGIVVFALTGKLPFGGGDARAILAQQLAGKVDLSAFPRELADWLATALSPEPERRFRDASEMRREWRALTRELARQERRATRWSRWWKATRRFFLRPR, encoded by the coding sequence ATGAACGTCTTCGCCTCCACGCCGCCGCAGAAGCGATCCAAGGACATCCCGCTGCACCTCGATCGCTGGGAGCTGCCGCCCGGCTGGCGCTGGGGCGACGAAGGGGTGGCCACGCCGTACCGGCACGCGATGCAGGTGATCGACGCCTTCGACCGGCCGCTCGCGCTCGTGACGGCGCCCGATCCCGCGCACGAGAGCTGGCTGTTCGCGGAGGCGCGGCAGCTCGCGCATCGCAATCACCCGAACATCCCGACGGCATACCATTTCTGGCGCCGGTATCGTGAGAGCCGCCGCGGTCCGGGCTATCTGCGCCGCTGGGTGGCGGGCGAGACGGTGGGCGCCCGGCTGCGGCGCATTGGCACGGAGACGGTGCCGTACATGCTGCGCGTGCTGCGCGGCGTGGGCTCGGCGCTCGCGTACCTGCACGACTCGGGCACGCCGCACGGGGCCGTGTCGCCCGACAATATCTACACGACGCCGGCGGGGCGGCTCTACCTGCTGGGTTGGCAGTGGGCCGTGACTCCCGAGGAGACGCCGGCCGGCCTGCGCCCTGATGCCCGCTGGGTCCCGCTGCCGCAGGAACTCGCCAGCGGGCCTTGGCGCCCGACGCCGGCCAGCGACCAGTGGCAGCTGGGCGCGGTCTGCTTCGCGATTCTCACGGGGGAACTGCCGCCGCGCGATGGCGTGCCGCCGATTCGCTTCGTGCGTCCCGACGTGCCGGCCAGCGTGGCCGAGTTGATTGACCGCTCGCTCGCGCCCGAGCCGGGCGACCGGTTCTTCAACCTCGCCGCGCTGCTGCGGCAGATCGAGCGCATCTCGGGAACGGGCACGCCCTTGCTCGTCGGAGTGGACCAGTCGTCGGGCGAATACCGGGCCGTGTCGGAGGAAGACCGCCTGCGCTGGGCGACGGGCGACGACTATGAAGTGCTCGCGTCGCTCGGCACGGGCCAGTTCGGTTCGGTGTGGCGCGTGCGCGACCTGTCGCTCGAGCGCGAAGTCGCGCTCAAGATGCTCCACCCCAACATCGCGCGAAACGAGGACGCGGTCGCGCGCTTCCGCCGCGAGGCGCGGCTGGCGGCGCAGCTCAAGCATCCGGCCATCGTGCCCATCTATGCGTGGGACTCGAAGGGCGATGTGTCGTGGTACATCATGGAAGTGCAGGAGGAAGGCTCGGTGGCCGACCTGGTGGCACGCCAGGGACCGCGCGGGCTGCAGGAGATCGCGCCGCAGGTGGACGCCATCCTCGACGGACTGGGCCAGGCCCACGCCAACGGCATCATCCATCGCGACATCAAGCCCGAGAACATCCTCATCGATCGCTACCGCCGGTGGCGGCTGTCGGATTTCGGCATCGCCAACGCCCTCGGCGACGACAAGATGGGCGCGTCGGGGACGCCGGCCTTCGCCGCGCCCGAGCAGCTGCTGGGCGAGGCGCAGGGCGTGGCGGCCGATTTGTTCGCGGTGGCGGGCATCGTGGTCTTTGCGCTCACTGGCAAGCTGCCGTTCGGCGGCGGCGACGCGCGCGCCATTCTCGCACAGCAGCTGGCCGGCAAGGTTGACCTGAGCGCCTTTCCACGGGAACTCGCGGATTGGCTGGCGACGGCGCTCTCGCCCGAGCCCGAGCGCCGCTTCCGCGACGCGTCGGAAATGCGGAGGGAGTGGCGCGCCCTCACGCGCGAGCTGGCGCGGCAGGAACGGCGCGCCACGCGCTGGTCGCGCTGGTGGAAGGCGACGCGGCGCTTCTTCCTGCGGCCGCGGTAG